The Bradyrhizobium oligotrophicum S58 genome contains the following window.
CGGCCCGCAGGCGCAGAGCAACGACCTTGCGCCAGTAGGTCTCGTCGGTGTTGTAGGGATCAGCGGCGAGAATGGCCGTCTCAGTTGCGAGCTCGTCGGCGAGCGCACGGAAGTCGACCGGCTGTTGCGGCAGATAGCGGTTGACGTGGCCGAGCGGCGCCGCGACCTCCTGCATGATCTTGATGCAGTCCTTGATCAGGCCGAGCGCCATGCCGGCCTGCAGCAGGATGAAGCCGGCCCGGATCTTCTTCACGAACGGACCAGCGGGATCGGCGAGGATCAATTCGTCCGGCACGAACAGGTCGCGGAACTGGATGCCGTAGGTGCCGGTGCCGTCCATTGCCAGGAACGGCTGGCATGGCTGCAAGGTCACCGCCGGATCGGCGCAATCGGCGACGAACATCACGATCTCGCCGGGCGCATCCTCGCGTTCGAAGATGGTGCCGAACATGTGGTCCGGCCCCAGGTTCGAGACCCAGGGCAGCGCCCCGCGCACGACGTAGCCGCCCTCGACCTTCCGGCCCTTCAGCTTGAGCTTCTCGATGCCGAAGAAGCTCTTCATCGGGTTGGAAAGCCCGGTGCCGCCAAGCAGCCGACCGCTCGCGACATCGTCGAGCAGACGCTCCTTCAGCGTTTCGTTCGACGAATTGGCGACGTACCAGACCAGCGTATTCTGGCACCACGCCATGAACGCCGAGGCGCCGCAGACCTCGCCGATCGCACCGATCGCGTCGATGGCGCAGTTGAGATCAGCCGCTCCATCTTCCGGCACGTGGCTGCTCCACGCACCGACCTCGCCGAAGCGGCGGAGCACGTCAGCCGGGTACACCGTTCCGGCGTCGATTCCGCAGGCCAGCGGCGCGAGCTCGTTGCGCGCGATCGCCGCGACCTGCTCCACGATCGACGGCACGGGCATCACGCCCGCGCCATCGATCGCCAGATGCTGTCCGAGTGAACCCATGACGTCCTCCGCTTCTCAGGCACTCAACCCAGATCAGATCCCGACTTCGAGATTGACCGGGCGCGTGAAGGTGTTGGCGACCGGCGACCACTTCTTCACGTGATCGACCAGGGCCTGAACCTCGTCCTTGGAGATGCCTTCGCACTCCATGTCTACCTTGACGCGCACATCGGTGAAGCCGACCGGCTTCTCGCTCACGTCGCCTGTGCCCCAGACAGCGGTGATGTTGAGGTCGCCTTCGAGCTCCAGTTCGAGCTTGTTGACGGTCCAGCCGCGATGCACGGCGTTGGCGTGCAGGCCGACGGCCAGGCACGAGCCGAGCGCGGCCAACGAGGCTTCCGACGGATTCGGCGCAGTGTCGTCGCCGAGCAGGCCCGGCGGCTCGTCAACGATGTAGGGTGCGAGGTTGCGGATGTAGTTGGCGTGACGAAACTTGCCTTCGGCCACGGTCTTGCACTTCAGGGTCTTGATGACCTTGGGGTTGGCCTTGCCGTTGGCGATGAGCTGTTCGAGCCCACCTTTGTCGATGGGGGCGAGGCAGCCCGTCAAAGCCGTCTTTTGAACCACAGCGGTCATCTCATTTCTCTCCCTGGGATGAGGATACCGAACGGTCTGTATCCTGCACGAAGCGTGCCAGCGAGACCGGATTTCAAAAGGCGGAATGATCTTCGCGGCTTACACGATCATGGCGGAACGGCGTCTGCTCCCGCCTGCTCAAGTGCGATGCAGAATGCTGCCCATCGCGATCAAATTGAGCGCAACGCCGCCCCAACGGCATCAGCAGTCTTGCTGACTCGGGCGCACAGCGATTAAGCTTGCGCCCATGGGCAAGTCAGCTGCGGGCAAACGAACCGGCAAGAAGCCAGCGGTCGCGAGAACGATGGCCACTGTTGATGATGAATCCGCGCGCGGCCGCCTGCTCGGCGCGGCGACGCATCTGTTCTGCAAGAACGGCATCAACGCCACTGGCATTGACGCCATCATCAGCGAGGCCGGTACCGCCAAGACCACGCTCTACAAGCTGTTCGGGTCGAAGACCGCGCTCGTCACCGCCGTGCTGGAAAGCGAAGGCAGGCAGTGGCGCGAATGGTTCATCGCGGAGATGGAGACCGGCGGCGGCGATGCGCAAACCAAGCTCACGCGCATCTTCCCGGCGCTGAAGAGCTGGTTCAGCGAGGAGCGCTTCTACGGCTGCCCGTTCATCAATGCGGTGGGCGAGCACGACAAGGATCAGAAGCAGTTTCGCACCATCGCGATGCGCCACAAGAAGGTGGTGCTGGCCCATATCGAGAAGCTCGCCCGCGAGATGGGGGCCGTGGAGCCGGAGAGCTTTGCGCATCAGCTCGCGCTGTTGATCGACGGCGCGATCGTGGCGGCGATGGTGTCGCGCAATCCGGAGGTTGCCGACACGGCCGGCCTGGCGGCGAGCGCGCTGTTCGAGCCGGCGAAGCAAAAGACGGCCAAGCGTCCCGGAAAAGCTGATCCGCAGCTTGCGACGGTGTAGACTAGGCCCATCGTCGCCGTCACGTTGGTACCCGGGCTACGAGCTTTTCGTTTGAAGGGAGAGATGGTGCGTTACTTGCGTGGATCGTAGGGCCGCGCGCATCGCGATCCAAGAGCAATCGCGATCCAAAAGCAAACGTCCTGCCGTTGCAGCGGACCACGTCGCGAGACCTAGCGAAAGTAATCCGTCACGAGCTGAATATCCGCACGATCCGCGCCCGCGCCGTTGAGGCTCGCATCGATGACGCGGCGACAGGCCGCGACCGCGGTCTCGTCGCCGAGCTCGTTGGCGGCTTCGAGCACGTGCCAGGCCGCGTCGATCGCTGCGTGATCGGCCGACGCCGCGCCACGGCCAGGCTGTTGCCGGTCGGCGGGTCGGAAACCCAGATCATTCATTCGCGATCACCTGTCGTTTCATGCCGGGCTGCCTCAATGCGCAAGGGCGCGCGGTGTGCCGCTCCTCGCGGGATTCTTGCGCGACTGATAGAATTCGAGCACGCTGCGCGAGGTCTGCACTTTGATCTTGGCATAGTCGCGCTCGAGATCCTGCAGTTCGCCGGCGGTGATGCGCTGGTCGCGCGCGCCGAGGAAGGCGAGCGCCATCGTGGTATCCCAGGAGAAGTCGAGCGCCCTGGCCAGCATCAGCAGCATCTCGCGATCACGATCGAACAGCGCCCGCTCGACGACGTCGGGCGGCAACCCCGACAGTAGCGCCAGGCCGATCATCACCTCTTCGACCTTGTGGGCGACGGCATAGCCCGCGATGGCCATCTCGTGTAGATTGCCGAGGCGATGCTGGATCGAGACGGTGCGCTTGGCAACGAAGTAGTTGCGAGAACCGGGCCCGAACTTGGACTGAAGATCGCCGGCGATAGTGGCGACCGAGCTATGGATCTCGCCGAGAAGCTCCGGCCGCTCGCCGGCCAGCCGTTTGCCGACGTCGTCCGAGGCCTTGGCGATCAGCTGCTGGAACAGGTGCCGGGGAATGTCGAGGCGCCGCCCGAGATGCTCGGCGAGGATCGAATCGTTCTCGGCCCGCTGCACCATGTGCAGAAAACCCTGGCCGGAGAACTGCGCGCCGTGATTTCGCGCCACCGCAGTGGCGACCGCGCGGTTGCCGCGCGAGGCCAGCACGTCGGTGACCGCCGGGCTCAATGTCTTGCGCTCGGCGATCGCGAGCAGATGCTCCTGGCTCTTGGTGCTGGCGTTCTCGACCAGCGTGGCGTCATCGAGCCGCTCCGAGTCGCGCAGCACCGGGCCCGCGACGTAGATCTCATCGTCGAAGGCGAGCTTGCGGATGACGCTCGCCGGTGAATATTCGATCCTGGCGAGGCGATCCGCGAGCTTGGCACGCGCCTCGGTCTCGATCTCGTCGGCGAGCCGGCCGATGACCTCGCCGAAGGTCGCGATCTCGTCCTCGCAATAGCGTCCGGCGAGCAGAAGGTCCGTCGCATGCCACAGCGCGCGCTCACGGCTGTCGGCGGTGCCCCGCGCAATCGCATCCTCGAGGTCCCGCAACACCGATCTGGTTTCGTTCATGATGAAAGCCGCAACGTCCCAACGAGGAAAAGGCAATGCCGCAACATACCTCTCGAACGCGAGCGTTCCGTAAGCGCGTCCATGAGGATTTGACGGGGACCATTCGATTAAATTCGCGCAGGTCCGTTAAGCATGCCGGCGAACCGGCGTCCTCAGCGCTCGCGCATCGCATCGTGAACGTGCTCGCGCAACGGCGCCAGCAGGAAGTCGATGATCCGCCGCTTGCCGGTCAGGATCTCCGCCTTGACCGACATGCCCGGCACCAGCGCCGCCATGCGGCCGTCGACGTCGAGCGTGCTGCGGTCGAGCGCGATGTGCACCATGTAGCGCAGGCGCTCGCTGGCCTCGACCCGGTCGGTCTGGTCGGCCTGCCGTTCGGCGCCCTGCACGCCGTTCGGATTGACGGGCGCTGCCTCGGCATCGCGGTCGACCGCGGTCACCGCGCCGGCGAGCAGCCCGTAGCGCGTGAAAGGAAACGCATCGACCTTGAGCTCGACGCGCTGGCCGACCTCGACGAAGCCGACATCGCGGTTCTCGACCACAGCCTCGACCTCGATCCTCTCGTCGTCGGGAACGACCGACAACAGCTGCTGCGCCGGCGTCACCACGGCACCGGCGGCAGCGAGATGCATCTGCTGCACTGTACCGTCGATCGGCGCGCGCAGCGTCTGCAGTTCGGCACGACGCATCGCCTTGGTCAGCGCCTCGCCGGCGGCGCGGGCGCGCTCGCGCGCGGTGGCGAGATCGCGCATCGCCTTGTCGCGGATGTCGGCCTCGGTCGCGACGATCTTCTGGTCGAGCCCGGCGATCGTGGCATCGAGCGAGTTGATCTTGGCGCGTGTGATCTCGAGCTCGGCGCGGGTCTCGACCAGGAGCTGCTGGCTTTCCAGCCGCGCGATGATCGAAGCATTGCCGATCTCGCTCGCCTTGATGCGGATATCGGCGCGCTGCGCGACCATCGGGAGCGTCTGCTCGTATTTGCCTGCGGTCTGCAGCAGCGCCTCGCGCTCGGCGACATGCTGGGCGCGCTCCTGCGCCAGCGCCGCCAGTTGGCTGGCACGCATCGCGGCCTGTGCGGTCAGCTGGGCCTGTGCCCGGTCGCCGTCGAGCGGGACGGCACCGACCACGAGATCGAACGGCGCGGTCGTCACGCCATCGAGAAAGGCCGCCAGTCGGACCTCGTCGAGCAGGCCCGCGATCAGATCGCTGCGGGCGCGATCGGCCTCCGCGGTGACCGCCGTCTTGTCGAGCTCGATCAGCGCATCGCCGGCGCGCACCCGCTGCCCCGGCTGCACCAGGACGGCCTTGACGCTCGCCGTCTCGAACGGCTGCACGACCTGCGTACGGGTGTGCGAGATCACCTTGCCGCTGGCAACCGCGACGATGTCGACCTTGCCGAACACCGCCCAACCGAGCGCCGTCAAGGTCACCGCGCACAGCGCCAGCGCCGTCAGGCGTCCGAGCGGGTTGGGCGGCGTCTCGGCAATTTCGAGCGCCGCCGGCAGGAATTCCTGCTCTGGCGTCGCGCTCCCGAACGAGACCGCACGCAGAAGGTTCGCAGGCGTCGCCATCCTCATCTCCTCAGCGGCCTGCGGACTGGATCCGATGCAGCGTCGCGTAGCGGCCGCCGCCGTCTACCAGCTGCTCGTGGGTGCCGTCCTCGATGATGACGCCGTTCTCGATCGTCAGGATGCGGTCGGCGTTGCGTACCGTCGACAGCCGGTGCGCGATGATCAGCACGGTGCGGCCGCGCACGATGTCGCGCATGTTGGCCTGGATGATGCTCTCGGATTCGTAGTCGAGCGCCGATGTGGCCTCGTCGAAGATCAGGACACGGGGATCGCCAACCAGCGCACGCGCAATCGCGATGCGCTGGCGCTGGCCGCCGGACAGCGACACGCCGCGCTCGCCGATCTTGCTGTCATAGCCCTGCGGCATCCGGCAGATGAATTCATGCGCGCCGGCAAGCTTGGCCGCATCGACGATCTTCTCCATCGGCAGCGCGGGATCGGCGAGTGCGATGTTCTCGCGCACCGAGCGGTTGAACAGCACGTTCTCCTGCAGCACGACGCCGATCTGCCGCCGCAGCCAGGATGGATCGAGCACCGCAGTGTCGACGCCGTCGACCAGCACGCGCCCCGCCTCGGGCTGGTACAGACGCTGCGCTAGCTTCGCGATCGTGCTCTTGCCGGAGCCGGAGGGGCCGACGATGCCGACCACCTGCCCTGACCCGATCTTCAGGGAGACGTCGCGCAGCACCGGCTGGGTGTTGAGGCCATAGCGGAAGGTCACGCGCTCGAACTCGATGGTGCCCTCCAGCGGCGGCTGGTTCTGCTCGGCGCCACCGCTATGCGCCTCCACCGGTGTGTTGAGGATGTCGCCGAGCCGCTCGACGGACAGCCGCACCTGATGGAAATCCTGCCAGACCTGGACCAGCCGCAACACCGGACCCGACACCTGGTTGGCCAGCATGTTGAAGGCGACGAGCTCGCCGACCGTCATCTTGTTGGCGATCACGAGGCCGGCGCCGACGAACAAGGTCAGCGCACCGACGCCCTTGTTGAGCAGGCTCGCGGCCTGGCTCGCCCAATTGCCGATCTGCGACGCCGAGAACGACGCGCCGACATAGCTCGCGAGCTGCTCCTCCCAGCGCCGCTGCATCAGGGGCTCGACCGCCATCGCCTTGATGGTTTCGACGCCGGTGACGCTCTCGACCAGAAATGCCTGGTTCTCGGCGCCGCGGCGGAATTTCTCGTCGAGCCGGCGCCGGAACGCCGGTGTCGTGGCGAGCGACAGCAGCGCATAGACCGGCAAGGTCGCGCAGACGATCCAGGCCAGGGTCGCGCTGTACAGGAACATCACCGCGATGAAGACCGCGGCAAAGGCGAGATCGAGCACCAGGGTGATCGAGGACGAGGTGATGAACTGCCGGATCGTCTCCAGCTCGCGCACCCGCGCCACGCTGTCGCCGACGCGCCGACTCTCGAAATAGGCCAGCGGCAGCCGCATCAGATGCCGGAACAGCCGCGCGCCGAGCTCGACGTCGATGCGGTTGGAGGTGTGCGTGAACAGATAGGTGCGCAGGCCCGACAGCACCGCCTCGAACAGCGCGATCAGCGCAAGGCCCACGACCATGACTTCGAGCGTCGACAGGCCGCGATGCACCAGCACCTTGTCGATCACGACCTGGAAGATCATCGGCGTCGCCAGGCCGAACAGCTGGATCACGAACGACGCCAGCAGCACCTCGATCAGGATGCGGCGATACCTGCCGATGGCGGCGACGAACCAGCTGAAATTGAACCGGCGCGCGGTGTCCGACAGTTCCGCCCGCTTGGCGATCAGGATCAGCTGGCCGGACCAGATGGCTTCGAACTCGGAAAACGTCAGCAGACGCGGCCCGGCATCGGCCATCGCCTGAATCAGAACGCCGCTGTCGGTCACCTTACCGATCACGGCAAAGCCGCCGTCCTCGAGCACCGCGAGCGTCGGCGTGGGCGTCGTCTTCAGGCGCGCTGCTTTTGATTTGACGAGTCTTGCCTTGACGGGGAAGCGCGCGGCTGCGCGCAGGAGATCATCGGTTGATAGCGCGTCGCTGCGGCCGGCCTCGTGCTGGATACGGCCGGGATCGGCAACGATGCCGAGCAGATGCAGCGACAGCGCCAGCGCCCATGCGCCCTGATCCGTACACGCCTGCATCGACTGGTCCCGCCTCGTGGTCTCGACAATCCCCGCCGACACACTCCGAAGCCCGCGTTGGCACGACGTTAAGCTGGATGCTTAACAGATGGCGCACGGTGCCAGGCCGCGCAGCCAGAGCGTACCGGGCTGGTACGACAAGACCGTCCCAGTCATACTGGGACGGTCCATTTCTCAGTCGCCGAACTTTTAGATCAGGCCGCCATCGGCATCGCCAGCGTATGCTGCTGTGAGCCCAGCCCTTGCGTGAACGCGACGCTCGAGGAGCCGCCGTCAGGAAGCGAGGCGATCGCCTGGACGAAGCCGGAGGCCGCGGCAGAGAGATCGTTGACGTCGGCGGTGAGCTTGAGGCCCGACGATGTCGTGGTCGTCGTCGCCGCCAGCTTCTTGGCGTCGCCGACATTGTCGACGGTGATGGTGTCGCCGGCCGCGAGCAGCGTCGCGAGGCTGACCTCGAAGGTGGTCTGCCAGTATTGTCCGGACGCCGAGCCCCAGGGGTTGCGGACCTGCAGCATGCCGTTTGAGCTGTTGTAGCCGTAGATCGACATCGCGTGATTGGCGACCAGCGTAGTCTTGCCGGTCGAATCCTTGGCATTGGTGTAGGACGACAGGATGACGTCGTCGCCCGCGGCAAGGCTGGCGGCGATGGTCGCCAGCACGCCCGATGTCGAGTTTCCGGTCGTATAGGCGTTCACGCCGAACGACGAATTGTAGACCACCTTGCCCCACGAGCCGCCCATGGCGCGGAAGTCGGTGATCTGGCTGGCGCCGGTGATCGCTTCGAGCGCGATCTCGGGCGCGCCGCCATTGCCTATCGTGGTGTAGGAATTGCCGTAGTTGATCGAGTTGCCGGTGTAGACGCCGCTGGCCTGCAGCTCGGCATAGGCCTTCTCGGCGAGGCTCGCCCAGATCGCGCTGCCGCCATTGTTGAAGATGTTGCCGCCATTGGCGAGCGCGGTATTGACGGTGACGTAGCGCGCCGCACCGTTGACGTAGAATCGCACGCCGTAGGTGCCGTTGCCGTTGGTGGTGAACATCGACGAGATCACCGACTGCTCCTTGTAGGCGACCTCGGCGAGGCCCGAGAGCAGGTAGCAGTCCCCCAGGTAGCCCTGGTTGATGTCATTGATGCCGGCGCCGGCGGCCGCGAACAGCGGCTTGGTCGAGTTCGAATAGGATACCGAGAACTGAGTGCTGCCGAGGATGACCTTGGACGACGGCAGGTCGGTGCCGAGGAACCACTTGCCGATCAGCTCGGCGAATTGCAGCTCGGTCGAGCCGGTCGCGAGATTACCGAGCGCCACCGAGCCGGCAGCACCGCCGGTCCAGGTCGCGTTCGCGGCATTGCCGTTGACGAGCGCCTGCATGATGGACGCAAGGTAGCTCGAGGTCGAGACGCCGTTGTTGAGATTGGCGGCAATGGTCCTGAGGTCGGCGAACTGGCTCGCGCTCAGCTTGGTCTTGGTGGACGCGAGCGACGCATCGATGTCGGTGAGCACCTTGAGCAGGCCGGCATAGGTGACGGTGCCGTTGGTGATGGCGGCCGTCATGTCGGCCTTGATCGCGGCATTGGTGAGGGTGCCGACCCAGGCCGGTGCGGCCGTCTTGGTCGTGGACGTTGCGGCGACGGTCGAGCTGGCAGTCGTCGTGGTGACGCCCGTGGTCGCGCCCGGTGTCGTGGTCACGGTCGCCGCGACGCTGCAGAAGTTGCCGTAGATCGCGACGGTCGCCGATGAATCCGCGTTCGCAGCGGCAGCCCACGACGCGGCCGGCGCCTGTGCGGCGGTCGCGGCTTGCTGGCTGGCCAGCCAGAGCGGTGTGAGATCGGGCGTGAGCCAGCTGTCGTTCGGGGAGAAACCGGTCTGGTCGCTGGCGTCGTCGGCGTGCGGGTTGCGTAGGCCCTGCGGCTTGATCGGCATTGGTCGAGGCTCTCCATGAACGATGTGGTCTCAGGTGATCGCCATCGCGATCGGACCGCCATCGTTCGCATCAGCCGTTGCCGTGAAGCTGCGCGATCCGTTCGAATTTTAGAAATTTGTCTCGATCAGCAGTATCCGGCGGCCGTTCGATCGGTAGGAGTTTACGGATCGACAGCAAACGACGCGCACGCGGTATTAGTACGGAGAGAATGTGGGCGTACCGACGGGGGCGGTCCTGCATCAGCCTGACCGCGACCCGCCCGAGACTATGCCTCGACATTCGTCATGGCGACCGCCGCCTCTAGATCGGCCGCGCCAATCGTATTTCGCTCGTCATGCGCGCGCCGAGACCAGTGATCACGGCATAATGCTGAGAATCCGCGCCTCCGCGTTGGCGACCGATCGCTCGCCCGATGTCGGCGGGCACTCGGCTGCGGCGCGGTCGATCAACCTGATGGCGTCGGCTTCGCGGCTCTGCTGCAGCATCAGCTCGCCGGCAAAGAAGCTCGCCTCGCAGCGACGCGCCTTGCGCACGGCCGGACCACCGCGATCAGCCGCCGCAAGCACCGCCTCCGGCGTTGTCTGCCCGAGGAACAGGCGGACGATCGGCGCCGGCCATTTGCTCATGTCGAGCCGCTTCGCGCTGTCGGCGAGCTCGCTCGGCTGACCGGCCCGGCGGCGCGCCAGATCCAGCCACAAGGCCGCATCGGCATTTCTGGGATCCATCTCGCTGAGCCATCTGAAATCATCCTGCGACTGCTCCAGGAGACCCGCCTGGAAACGCGCGATCCCCAATGCGCGATAGGCCTGCGTTCGGTAGCCGTTGCGCCCGAACGCCCGTCCGAAGCGGGACGCCGGCTGCGGCTCGCTCTCTTGCTGATCGGGAGCGGCGCGGTCGAATGCGGCCAGAAGACCGGCCGAGGACTGCTCGATGACGATCTTGTAGTCGTCGATCGCATGGTCGACATCGCCCTTGCGGAGATAGGCTCCGGCGCGCGCGAAGCGGGCCTCGATCACCTGCGGCGTCGCCGGCTTGCCGTGCTCGATCACCACGCTGCAGCCGGCAATGCGCGCGTCGGCGCCGGGATCGGCCGTGGTCGTGCACCGTTTCGCTTCGGCCGCTTCAGCACGCGCCGGCAAGCCGGAGATCAAGCCGATGATCAGTGCACAACCGAGATACAAGCGCCATCGTTGCGTCGTCATGAATGCCCCCTTGGTATTCCTATGTTGGGATGATGATACCAACACCAACCGGGCGAACCACAATCTGACATTGCATTCACGAATCATCGTTCAGCCGGTGTAAACGGGATCGCAGACTCAGGCCGACTTTGCGGGATCATCTCCTCAGCGTTGGGAGACGCGCTCTGACGTCTTCAATCGGCGATTGCGCCGCCGAGTCATGCTTGGTCGAATGGACCAACGTCCGTCCGTGGCGGGAGCGCTGAATTTTCGGTCAGCACCTGCGGGGGGCGACGCGACCGTCGACGATGATGACCAGGGACGACAGAAGCGGCGGCGCGACACGGCGGATGCAAACCGACGGTCGGCTACTTCGCCTCGGCGATCATCGCCTGCAGCCGCACCAGCTCCTGCTCCAGGTCAGCCTCGACATCCGCCGCCTTCACCTCGGTGACGCGATAGTCGCGGCTTTCGAGCCAGGCGCGGCGGGCGGCGCGGTCGGTGACGACGCCCTCGCTCTCGTCGGCGCCGACCAGCTCGATGGCGAGGCGGTGGATGAAGGAGACGAAGTCGGGGATGTGGCGGCCGACCGGAGTCTGGCGCTTGAACTGGCCGGCGAAGCGGCGGTCGCGCGACAACGCGTGCCACAGCGCCCGCTCGGCGTCGGTCGGGTTGCGGCGGAGCAGCCGCGCCAAGCCGCGCAGCGAGCCGCGCGAATCCGGCAGGTTGGCGACCGTGCCCTGCTCGGCGATCAGTGCACGCAGCCGGGTCGCCTGCTCGCTGTCGAGCACGCCGCCCTTGGCCGGCCCCTTGCGCCCTTCGGCGATCGCCATGACCACGCCGTGCAGGGTGTGGATGTCCTGCCGGCTCGGCTCCATGCGGAAGAAGATGTTGCGCAGATTGACCAGCATGGTTTCGCGCTTCTCGGCGGGCCGCAGGAATTCGACCCGGTCGAGCTCGCGCACGAGGTTCTCGAAGAACGCCTCCATCTGCTCCTGGGAGGAGCGCTCGGAGCGCTCGGGCATCGCGAACGGAAGCGCACCCGATGTCACCAGCTTGAACCATTCATAGCCCATCAGCAGCACGGCCTGGGCGAGGTTCAGCGAAGCGAAGCCCGGATTGACCGGATAGGTGACGATGCGGTTGGCGCGGGCGACCTCCTCGTTGGTCAGCCCCGCCCGTTCGCGGCCGAACAGGATGCCGGCCCGGCCGCCGGCGGCGATCTGGCCCTGCATCTCCCGGGCGGCCGCCTCCGGCCCCATCACCGGCTTGGCCTGGTCGTGGGAGCGGGCCGTCGTCGCAAACACCAGATCGAGGTCGGCGATCGCCTCCGGCAGCGTGTCGAACAGCCGGACATGGTCGATGATGTGGTCGGCCCCGGCCGCCGCCCGCTGGGCCGCGATGTTCGGCCAGCCGTCGCGCGGATTGACCAGGCGCAGCTCGGTCAGCGCGAAATTGCCCATCGCGCGCGCGGCCATGCCGATGTTCTCGCCGAGCTGCGGCTCGACCAGGATCACCACCGGCCCTGCGATCTCCAATCCCACCTTGGTCTTGTCGGTGCCCGACACGATCTGCCCTCAACTTCCACGTCACGTTAAAAGCGCCCGCGCCGCGCCCTGCCCGCTCCGTTGGCCCGGCTGACGAGAATTCTCAAGCAAAATAATCGGCTTAGCCAAGAATTCTACGGTTTGCGCGAAACTGCAGCGGCCGCCCTCGCGGCCGTTGCCCACCGCATGAGCGGGCTGCGAAAATCAGCACCGGTCGCATACCGGGTGCGCTTCCGCCCGCGGTGCAGCAGTGCTATGACGCGCTTGATTTCACAAGCGCTTTCCATTCCTGGCGCGCTGTTCCCAAGAAGGCCCAATCGATCATGGCAAAAATCAAGGTGACCAACCCGGTCGTCGAGCTCGACGGCGACGAGATGACCCGGATCATCTGGCAGTACATCAAGGACAAGCTGATCAACCCGTTCCTTGAGATCGATCTGCAATATTACGACTTGGGGATGGAAAGCCGCGACAAGACCAACGACCAGATCACGATCGATGCCGCCAACGCGATCAAGAAGGTCGGCGTCGGCGTCAAATGCGCCACCATCACCCCGGACGAAGCGCGTGTGAAGGAATTCGGCCTCAAGGAGATGTGGAAGTCGCCGAACGGCACCATCCGCAACATCCTCGGCGGCGTCGTGTTCCGCGAGCCGATCATCTGCAAGAACGTGCCGCGTCTGGTCCCCGGCTGGACCAAGCCGATCATCATCGGCCGCCACGCCTATGGCGACCAGTACCGCGCCACCGACTTCAAATTCCCCGGCAAGGGCGTTCTGACGATGAAGTTCGTCGGCGACGACGGCACCGTGATCGAGAAGGAAGTCTTCAAGGCGCCCGGCCCGGGCATCGCGATGGAGATGTACAACCTCGACGAGTCGATCTACGACTTCGCCCGCGCCTCGCTCAACATGGGCCTCTCCAAGAACTATTCGG
Protein-coding sequences here:
- a CDS encoding C2 family cysteine protease produces the protein MPIKPQGLRNPHADDASDQTGFSPNDSWLTPDLTPLWLASQQAATAAQAPAASWAAAANADSSATVAIYGNFCSVAATVTTTPGATTGVTTTTASSTVAATSTTKTAAPAWVGTLTNAAIKADMTAAITNGTVTYAGLLKVLTDIDASLASTKTKLSASQFADLRTIAANLNNGVSTSSYLASIMQALVNGNAANATWTGGAAGSVALGNLATGSTELQFAELIGKWFLGTDLPSSKVILGSTQFSVSYSNSTKPLFAAAGAGINDINQGYLGDCYLLSGLAEVAYKEQSVISSMFTTNGNGTYGVRFYVNGAARYVTVNTALANGGNIFNNGGSAIWASLAEKAYAELQASGVYTGNSINYGNSYTTIGNGGAPEIALEAITGASQITDFRAMGGSWGKVVYNSSFGVNAYTTGNSTSGVLATIAASLAAGDDVILSSYTNAKDSTGKTTLVANHAMSIYGYNSSNGMLQVRNPWGSASGQYWQTTFEVSLATLLAAGDTITVDNVGDAKKLAATTTTTSSGLKLTADVNDLSAAASGFVQAIASLPDGGSSSVAFTQGLGSQQHTLAMPMAA
- a CDS encoding TrmJ/YjtD family RNA methyltransferase, whose protein sequence is MSGTDKTKVGLEIAGPVVILVEPQLGENIGMAARAMGNFALTELRLVNPRDGWPNIAAQRAAAGADHIIDHVRLFDTLPEAIADLDLVFATTARSHDQAKPVMGPEAAAREMQGQIAAGGRAGILFGRERAGLTNEEVARANRIVTYPVNPGFASLNLAQAVLLMGYEWFKLVTSGALPFAMPERSERSSQEQMEAFFENLVRELDRVEFLRPAEKRETMLVNLRNIFFRMEPSRQDIHTLHGVVMAIAEGRKGPAKGGVLDSEQATRLRALIAEQGTVANLPDSRGSLRGLARLLRRNPTDAERALWHALSRDRRFAGQFKRQTPVGRHIPDFVSFIHRLAIELVGADESEGVVTDRAARRAWLESRDYRVTEVKAADVEADLEQELVRLQAMIAEAK
- a CDS encoding NADP-dependent isocitrate dehydrogenase, which produces MAKIKVTNPVVELDGDEMTRIIWQYIKDKLINPFLEIDLQYYDLGMESRDKTNDQITIDAANAIKKVGVGVKCATITPDEARVKEFGLKEMWKSPNGTIRNILGGVVFREPIICKNVPRLVPGWTKPIIIGRHAYGDQYRATDFKFPGKGVLTMKFVGDDGTVIEKEVFKAPGPGIAMEMYNLDESIYDFARASLNMGLSKNYSVYLSTKNTILKVYDGRFKDIFQEVYEKEFKDKFEAKKITYEHRLIDDMVAAALKWSGGYVWACKNYDGDVQSDTVAQGYGSLGLMTSVLMTPDGQTMEAEAAHGTVTRHFREHQKGKETSTNSIASIFAWTRGLSHRAKLDNNAELAKFAAALEKVCVDTVESGYMTKDLALLVGADQRWLSTTGFLDKVAENLTKAMAA